The Bernardetia litoralis DSM 6794 genome includes a window with the following:
- a CDS encoding alpha/beta fold hydrolase, with the protein MKLNYKELGNPKSQPLLILHGVFGSLDNWLTLGRQFAETYRVFLIDQRNHGRSPHDSTMNYTALADDLHNFIEEHQLKNPLLIGHSMGGKVVMQYALNYPDTFEKMVIVDISPRKYNVSHHEAILNGLKAIDVEKLENRSDADEVLGQYIDEEDVRMFLLKNLARTKEGFEWKMNLPVLEKSITKIGGAVTKNKNIDTAIDYNEKPTLFINGGQSRYIQEKDISTITKYFPNAHIHTIHDAGHWVHAQSPKEFFDVVMKFLKN; encoded by the coding sequence ATGAAACTCAACTATAAAGAATTAGGAAATCCAAAATCACAACCTTTGCTCATTTTGCATGGAGTATTTGGTTCACTTGATAACTGGCTTACTTTGGGTCGTCAGTTTGCAGAAACTTACCGAGTGTTTTTGATAGACCAACGTAATCATGGACGTTCTCCACATGATTCAACAATGAATTATACAGCATTAGCTGATGATTTACATAATTTTATAGAAGAACATCAGCTCAAAAACCCTTTACTTATTGGGCATTCTATGGGTGGAAAAGTAGTGATGCAGTATGCACTAAATTATCCAGACACATTTGAAAAAATGGTGATAGTTGATATTTCACCTAGAAAGTATAATGTTTCTCATCATGAAGCTATTCTAAATGGATTAAAGGCTATTGATGTAGAAAAATTAGAAAATAGAAGTGATGCTGATGAAGTATTAGGACAATACATAGACGAAGAAGATGTCAGAATGTTTTTACTCAAAAACTTAGCTCGTACAAAAGAAGGATTCGAATGGAAAATGAATTTGCCTGTCTTAGAAAAATCTATTACAAAAATAGGAGGTGCAGTAACTAAAAATAAAAATATAGATACAGCCATAGATTATAATGAAAAACCTACTTTATTTATAAATGGAGGTCAATCTCGTTATATTCAAGAAAAAGATATTTCTACTATTACAAAGTATTTTCCAAATGCTCATATACACACTATACATGATGCAGGACATTGGGTACACGCTCAAAGCCCAAAAGAATTCTTTGATGTCGTAATGAAATTTCTTAAAAACTAA
- the lysA gene encoding diaminopimelate decarboxylase, producing the protein MLEFSQDEYRIGGISALTLSEKYGTPLYVYDAKKMETQYKQLCKAFSKTKMKVHYACKALTNISVLKFFKSLGAGLDTVSIEEVQLGLLAGFEPTDILFTPNSVALSEINEAVNLGVQVNIDSISVLEEFGHQWGGKVPVCVRINPHLMAGGNAKISVGHIDSKFGISLYQMRHVLRIIDAYKMKITGLHMHTGSDILDVEVFLRGLDILLETAEDFPDLEYIDMGSGFKVAYKENDITTDIDKLGEEVSERFNAFCKEYGKDLTLVFEPGKYLVSESGTFLASVSVLKTTPTAVFAGLNSGMNHLIRPMFYDAYHHITNISNPSGISRVYNVVGYICETDTFGANRKLSEVRENDVLAFQNAGAYSFMMASNYNSRFRPAEVLIYEEKDYLIRKRETFEDITRNQIEMDFVQKEEEIIS; encoded by the coding sequence ATGTTAGAATTTTCTCAAGACGAATATCGTATTGGAGGCATTTCTGCCCTTACACTTTCAGAAAAATATGGAACTCCTTTGTATGTTTATGATGCAAAGAAAATGGAAACACAATACAAACAGCTTTGTAAAGCATTTTCAAAAACCAAGATGAAGGTACACTACGCTTGTAAGGCTCTTACAAATATTTCGGTCTTGAAATTCTTTAAATCTTTGGGGGCAGGACTTGATACTGTTTCTATTGAAGAGGTTCAGCTTGGGCTTTTGGCTGGTTTTGAGCCTACTGATATTTTATTTACGCCTAATTCGGTGGCATTGAGTGAAATTAATGAAGCTGTAAATTTGGGTGTTCAAGTAAATATTGATAGTATTTCGGTTTTAGAAGAGTTTGGGCATCAATGGGGAGGGAAAGTTCCTGTTTGTGTACGTATCAATCCACATTTGATGGCTGGAGGAAATGCAAAAATATCAGTAGGTCATATTGATTCAAAATTTGGCATTTCATTGTATCAAATGCGCCATGTTTTGCGAATTATTGATGCCTACAAAATGAAAATAACAGGACTTCACATGCATACAGGTTCAGATATTCTTGATGTAGAAGTATTTTTGAGAGGCTTAGATATTTTATTAGAAACGGCTGAAGATTTTCCAGACTTGGAATATATTGATATGGGAAGTGGTTTTAAAGTCGCTTACAAAGAAAATGACATCACAACTGATATTGATAAACTAGGAGAAGAGGTTTCTGAACGTTTTAATGCTTTTTGTAAAGAATATGGAAAAGATTTGACACTTGTTTTCGAACCTGGAAAATACCTAGTAAGTGAGTCAGGAACATTTTTAGCTTCTGTCAGTGTACTCAAAACTACTCCTACGGCTGTTTTTGCTGGTCTTAATTCAGGAATGAATCATCTTATTCGTCCTATGTTTTATGATGCATATCATCACATTACTAATATTTCAAATCCAAGTGGCATTTCAAGAGTTTATAATGTGGTAGGATATATTTGTGAAACAGATACATTTGGAGCAAATAGAAAACTTTCAGAAGTAAGAGAAAATGATGTTCTTGCTTTTCAAAATGCAGGAGCATATTCTTTTATGATGGCTTCAAATTATAATTCTCGTTTCCGTCCTGCTGAAGTATTGATTTATGAAGAAAAGGATTATCTAATCCGAAAAAGAGAAACCTTTGAAGATATTACTAGAAACCAAATTGAAATGGATTTTGTGCAAAAAGAAGAAGAAATAATTTCTTAA